From one Streptomyces sp. R41 genomic stretch:
- a CDS encoding FAD-dependent oxidoreductase has protein sequence MTAERTIVIIGAGVSGLTTGVALLEAGLPVRLVAEEAPGLTSLAAGAMWGPYLVEPRARVRAWSLASLRAFEALAADPATGVSMVSGIEAARTLVPAPDWSSLLPDFRICAPEELPAGFASGYRFTVPLIDMPVYLEYLLGRFHKAGGVVQRRTVRSLGEVEGASVIVNCAGLGGGDLAGDPGVRPIRGQHVVVENPGITEFFSEDTGLSSDLLCIYPHGETVVLGGTAIDGEGGLQEDPETARAIVDRCAEIVPELAKAPVIAHRVGARPTRSEVRVEAERHENGATVFHNYGHGGSGVTLSWGCAGEIAESVSTTAAP, from the coding sequence ATGACAGCAGAGCGGACGATCGTCATCATCGGTGCGGGCGTTTCCGGCCTCACGACAGGAGTCGCCCTCCTCGAAGCGGGGCTTCCCGTACGCCTCGTGGCGGAGGAAGCTCCTGGTCTGACGTCACTGGCGGCCGGCGCGATGTGGGGGCCGTATCTGGTCGAGCCACGTGCGCGCGTGCGCGCGTGGAGTCTCGCCTCTCTGCGCGCCTTCGAGGCTCTGGCAGCCGATCCCGCGACCGGGGTAAGCATGGTCAGCGGGATCGAGGCAGCCCGGACCCTGGTACCGGCGCCCGACTGGAGCAGCCTGCTACCCGACTTCCGCATCTGCGCGCCGGAGGAGCTGCCCGCGGGTTTCGCCAGCGGCTACCGGTTCACCGTGCCGCTTATCGACATGCCCGTCTACCTGGAGTACCTGCTGGGCCGCTTCCATAAGGCGGGCGGAGTTGTCCAGCGCAGGACGGTCCGTTCGTTGGGTGAGGTCGAAGGCGCATCCGTGATCGTCAACTGCGCCGGCCTGGGGGGCGGAGATCTCGCCGGGGATCCTGGTGTCCGGCCGATCCGCGGTCAGCATGTTGTGGTGGAAAACCCGGGCATCACAGAGTTCTTCTCCGAAGACACGGGACTGTCCTCCGATCTCCTGTGCATCTACCCGCACGGCGAAACGGTCGTGCTTGGCGGCACCGCGATCGACGGTGAAGGAGGTCTTCAGGAGGATCCCGAGACGGCCCGAGCCATTGTGGACCGGTGTGCTGAGATCGTGCCTGAGCTGGCGAAGGCGCCCGTGATCGCCCACCGAGTGGGAGCTCGGCCGACCCGTTCCGAAGTACGGGTCGAGGCGGAGCGCCACGAGAACGGGGCCACGGTGTTCCATAACTACGGCCACGGCGGTAGTGGTGTCACTCTGTCGTGGGGCTGCGCGGGCGAGATCGCCGAGTCGGTGTCTACAACGGCGGCGCCGTGA
- a CDS encoding phosphotransferase, giving the protein MTMTVSPESAARMACRASGLPDRSLTHLHQHATSVFLLPGEGMVVRVSPASQQQRLETAVSLTRWLVANDFPATEPVSVLQPVAYEPYVVTFWRHYPQPEGGAPPAGRLGALLRALHLLPSPPLSLPQYQPLASLKDIVESSTYLEPDQRAWLTARREELLDAYGLLDFPLGQGHIHGDAYPGNTLWAQQDVRLGDWDEAALGPREIDLANTFQGVRFGRSAEELDEFSHQYGYDIRQWPGLRVLCEIRDFHTLGSYIRRADRGDGAAAQQLSHRIETLRYRDDQAQWNPA; this is encoded by the coding sequence ATGACCATGACGGTCTCACCCGAGTCCGCCGCCCGCATGGCCTGCCGGGCGTCTGGCCTGCCAGACCGATCCCTTACCCATCTCCACCAGCACGCCACCTCCGTGTTCCTGCTCCCCGGCGAAGGCATGGTCGTACGCGTCAGCCCCGCCTCCCAGCAGCAACGGCTCGAGACCGCTGTGTCTCTGACCCGCTGGCTCGTCGCGAACGACTTCCCGGCGACAGAACCCGTGAGCGTCCTGCAACCGGTGGCATACGAGCCATATGTCGTGACGTTCTGGCGGCACTACCCGCAACCGGAGGGCGGTGCACCACCCGCAGGACGGCTGGGCGCGCTGCTCCGTGCTCTCCACCTCCTGCCGTCGCCCCCTCTGTCCCTCCCGCAGTATCAACCGCTCGCCTCACTCAAGGACATCGTGGAGTCCAGCACCTACCTGGAGCCGGACCAGCGAGCATGGTTGACAGCGCGGAGAGAAGAACTCTTGGACGCGTACGGACTCCTTGACTTCCCACTGGGCCAGGGCCATATCCATGGCGACGCATATCCAGGAAACACGCTCTGGGCCCAACAGGACGTCCGCCTCGGCGACTGGGACGAAGCAGCTCTTGGCCCTCGCGAGATCGACCTGGCTAATACCTTCCAAGGGGTTCGTTTCGGGCGTAGCGCCGAAGAACTTGACGAATTCAGCCATCAGTATGGATACGACATCAGGCAGTGGCCTGGACTCCGTGTTCTCTGCGAAATCCGAGACTTCCACACCCTCGGCTCCTACATTCGACGTGCAGATCGCGGAGATGGCGCCGCCGCCCAGCAGTTGTCCCATCGCATCGAGACACTCAGATACCGCGACGACCAAGCCCAATGGAACCCTGCCTGA
- a CDS encoding helix-turn-helix domain-containing protein — MRKDARACAGCGCRLSQYNLEDRCAACTRDRRLDAHPGPSIPDEVWLDLDIQTAIADWDFGLASRLIRVRAGLRQDDMAFMTGLSQSFLSMLEAGGRRLTNLDKAERFLQGIGTPDALLAPPFREHATPVTPARAPYSGPGRHAPWPATHDADDLNELAAQAAAQSLHFTDEITKSNVSNVELEGLETALTQIASDYVHAPLQKIFTDLVSTRDHLFSLLSGRQPLGQTRELFLLTGTSCLLLAHASQNLGDEDAAIAQLQTAWTFAEQADHDDLRAWVKGTSALIAEWSTRRQTALDYTRQAMRLSPGGETRIRIAAIEARAAARIGDRTTAMAALEDLQRAREQKAAPDALTRFGGLLTFPEAKQEYYIGGAFALLGEHQMAEQHATAAIELYENGPKEHRSYGDEALARLDIATARISAGEIEGAGEQLQPILALPPDRRIRQLGDAMHAVTRLLEEPRLARSPVARDLADATRGYQAIDTRTKALTT; from the coding sequence ATGCGGAAAGACGCTCGCGCATGCGCCGGATGCGGATGCCGACTGAGCCAGTACAACCTGGAAGACCGGTGCGCGGCCTGCACCCGTGACAGGCGACTGGACGCCCACCCCGGCCCCAGCATCCCAGACGAGGTCTGGCTCGACCTCGACATCCAAACCGCCATTGCTGACTGGGACTTCGGCCTCGCAAGCCGACTCATCCGTGTACGGGCGGGACTCCGGCAGGACGACATGGCGTTCATGACCGGACTCAGCCAGAGCTTTCTGTCGATGCTCGAAGCCGGCGGCCGACGCTTAACGAACCTCGACAAGGCCGAACGGTTCCTGCAGGGCATCGGAACACCGGACGCCCTTCTGGCCCCGCCCTTCCGCGAACACGCAACACCCGTTACACCTGCCCGCGCTCCGTACTCTGGGCCCGGCCGTCACGCCCCTTGGCCAGCAACGCACGACGCTGATGACCTGAACGAGCTGGCGGCACAGGCTGCCGCCCAATCGCTGCACTTCACGGACGAGATCACGAAGAGCAACGTGAGCAACGTCGAACTAGAGGGCCTTGAGACCGCCCTCACCCAGATCGCCAGCGACTACGTTCATGCTCCGCTTCAGAAGATCTTTACCGACCTCGTCTCGACACGAGATCACCTCTTCTCGCTGCTGAGCGGCCGACAGCCGCTGGGCCAGACCCGCGAACTGTTCCTCCTCACCGGCACAAGTTGCCTCCTGCTCGCGCACGCGTCACAGAATCTCGGCGACGAGGACGCCGCGATCGCGCAGCTCCAAACAGCCTGGACGTTCGCAGAACAAGCCGACCACGACGATCTACGGGCCTGGGTCAAGGGCACATCCGCACTGATCGCGGAATGGTCCACTCGTCGGCAGACGGCCCTCGACTACACCCGACAGGCGATGCGGCTCTCGCCCGGCGGCGAGACACGAATCCGGATCGCTGCGATCGAGGCCAGGGCGGCAGCACGCATCGGAGACCGCACCACGGCCATGGCCGCGCTCGAGGACCTCCAACGCGCCCGAGAACAGAAGGCGGCTCCCGACGCGCTCACCCGGTTCGGGGGCCTCCTCACGTTTCCCGAAGCGAAGCAGGAGTACTACATCGGCGGAGCCTTCGCCCTTCTTGGAGAACATCAGATGGCCGAGCAACACGCCACGGCGGCCATCGAACTGTACGAGAACGGCCCAAAGGAGCACCGGTCATACGGTGACGAGGCCTTGGCCCGCCTGGACATCGCGACAGCGCGTATCTCCGCAGGAGAGATCGAAGGAGCCGGCGAGCAACTCCAGCCCATCCTGGCACTCCCCCCGGACCGGCGGATCCGGCAACTCGGTGACGCCATGCACGCAGTGACTAGGCTGCTGGAGGAACCTCGGCTCGCCCGTAGCCCAGTCGCCCGTGACCTTGCGGACGCGACCCGCGGATACCAGGCGATCGACACCCGAACGAAGGCCCTCACCACATGA
- a CDS encoding HAD family hydrolase, with translation MTEAGQTLVLWDIDRTLLYVGDIDRQVYRETFAEVVGRSAEHLPARGTGVTMPLAIRSLLLDNGVREVEVPRLLPRMVELLPQLLAAHTRDLREQGILLPGAVAALKTVQAQPGYVPTVVTGNLKPNALLKLEAFELAGFLDTEIGGYSSDNDHRPALVAVAQKRAQAKYGTVFTRSNTVIVGDSLEDVRTGLEGGAPVIAVASGKTSLAELQSAGADVVLESLEDVPQLLDAITAVTLERA, from the coding sequence TTGACCGAGGCCGGGCAGACCCTCGTGCTGTGGGACATCGACCGCACCCTGCTGTACGTCGGTGACATCGACCGGCAGGTCTACCGAGAGACCTTCGCCGAGGTCGTCGGCCGCTCCGCAGAACATCTTCCGGCCCGGGGCACGGGGGTCACCATGCCTCTCGCGATCCGATCCCTGCTCCTGGACAACGGCGTCCGCGAAGTGGAAGTCCCCCGCCTACTGCCGCGCATGGTGGAACTCCTGCCACAGCTCCTCGCCGCGCACACCAGGGACCTGCGCGAGCAAGGCATCCTGCTGCCCGGCGCTGTGGCTGCTCTCAAGACGGTGCAGGCACAACCGGGCTACGTTCCGACCGTCGTCACGGGAAACCTCAAGCCCAACGCGCTGCTGAAGCTCGAAGCGTTCGAACTCGCCGGGTTCCTGGACACGGAGATCGGCGGATACTCCTCCGACAACGATCACCGTCCAGCCCTCGTCGCCGTCGCACAGAAGCGAGCCCAGGCCAAGTACGGGACGGTCTTCACCCGCTCCAACACCGTCATCGTCGGCGACTCCCTCGAAGACGTCCGCACGGGCCTCGAAGGCGGCGCTCCCGTCATCGCAGTCGCCTCCGGCAAGACCTCTCTCGCCGAGCTTCAGTCGGCCGGAGCCGACGTCGTACTCGAAAGTCTCGAAGACGTCCCGCAGCTCCTGGACGCAATCACAGCAGTGACCCTAGAACGCGCCTAA
- a CDS encoding helix-turn-helix domain-containing protein: protein MHQQSLRSCDRCGGQLSNYNTDTVCFACARSRVLEEHTPIVPEHVWFDPDIRNALTGWDFGRASRLIRLRGALRQDDMAQLAGLSQAFLSMLESGSRRLTNIDKIVQFLTGLEVPAELVPLPLPRTTIKGTQPPPEHQFAGDADPSLPWTTARMVAALDTAVGGSAMDRRRFLTASGIALTVFVNQWDTAEAEPLHRAAGGSRLSHELLDGLQRTTDSLRTMDASDGSGTLTSLGNRHLQFLKHLLEETSYDEATGRRLAAIIADTATQTGWFVFDSGDRDRPLSYLYAALRAAKASQDVRLGAGALSYIAIHGYSTGAPHHAVTAAQRARDKIKKLGTPALEAMLLTRQARGHAKLGERQAALAALGRAAELCAQGRSEHDPHWLYWINEGEIHGQAGSCYLDLGDPRSAVASFTMAREALNPADHRTRGLFLSRAATAHVEQGDLEAGCATAHEVLDLAAKLQSARFDSHVTSMIDQLQPVAHSPYAQDVLERRTAMTAKGSRT from the coding sequence GTGCATCAGCAGTCGCTGCGAAGCTGCGACCGGTGCGGTGGACAACTGAGCAACTACAACACCGACACCGTGTGCTTCGCATGCGCCCGCTCCAGGGTTCTGGAAGAGCACACACCCATCGTGCCGGAACATGTCTGGTTCGATCCAGACATCCGCAACGCGCTCACGGGATGGGACTTCGGCCGAGCCAGCCGCCTGATCCGACTACGCGGCGCCCTTCGGCAAGACGACATGGCCCAACTCGCTGGCCTAAGCCAGGCATTTCTGTCCATGTTGGAGTCCGGCAGCCGCCGCCTCACCAACATCGACAAGATCGTCCAGTTCCTGACGGGCCTTGAAGTCCCTGCCGAACTTGTCCCGCTTCCCCTCCCTCGGACCACCATCAAAGGGACGCAGCCGCCTCCGGAGCACCAGTTCGCCGGTGACGCCGATCCGAGCTTGCCCTGGACCACCGCCCGTATGGTGGCAGCACTGGATACCGCGGTAGGAGGTAGCGCCATGGACCGTCGACGGTTCCTCACCGCAAGCGGCATAGCACTCACCGTCTTTGTAAACCAATGGGACACCGCTGAAGCCGAACCCCTCCACCGCGCAGCAGGGGGAAGCCGCCTCTCCCACGAACTGCTCGATGGCCTCCAGCGCACTACCGACAGCCTGCGGACCATGGACGCGAGCGACGGCAGCGGCACCCTCACGAGTCTCGGAAACCGTCATCTCCAGTTCCTCAAGCACCTCCTGGAGGAAACGTCGTACGACGAGGCGACAGGGCGACGGCTTGCGGCGATCATCGCCGACACCGCCACCCAGACCGGGTGGTTCGTCTTCGACTCCGGCGACCGCGACCGCCCGCTCAGCTACCTCTACGCCGCGCTCCGCGCCGCCAAAGCCTCACAAGACGTACGGCTCGGTGCCGGCGCCCTGTCCTACATAGCCATCCACGGGTACTCCACCGGAGCCCCGCACCACGCCGTCACCGCGGCACAGCGAGCCCGCGACAAGATTAAGAAACTCGGCACCCCCGCACTCGAAGCGATGCTCCTGACCCGACAGGCCCGCGGGCACGCCAAACTCGGCGAACGCCAAGCGGCCCTCGCCGCACTCGGGAGAGCCGCCGAACTCTGCGCACAGGGCCGCTCTGAACACGATCCGCACTGGCTGTATTGGATCAACGAGGGCGAGATCCATGGACAGGCAGGCAGCTGCTACCTCGACTTAGGCGACCCGCGTAGCGCCGTCGCCAGCTTCACGATGGCCCGGGAGGCGCTCAACCCGGCGGACCACCGGACCAGGGGCCTGTTCCTCTCACGTGCCGCAACCGCCCACGTCGAGCAAGGCGATCTCGAAGCCGGGTGCGCTACAGCACACGAGGTCCTCGACCTTGCCGCGAAGCTTCAGTCGGCTCGATTCGACAGCCACGTCACGAGCATGATCGACCAACTCCAACCAGTCGCCCACAGCCCGTACGCTCAAGACGTACTGGAGCGACGCACCGCAATGACAGCAAAAGGGAGCCGAACTTGA
- a CDS encoding amino acid permease yields MSRLAPNHRAPHQKSDDAYLRELGYEPVLTRRMGPFGNFAISFSVISVLSGCMTLYGFGLNTGGPSVMLWGWIAVGAMVMFIGAGLAEVTSAYPTSGALYYQAEQLGGRKWGWYTGWLNLLGLLGAIAGIDYGAALFTGAFLNLQFDFAPTPGKIMVIYLCILALHATLNLFGVRLVSFLNSVSVWWHLGGVAVIVGALAIVPSHHQGAGFVFGEFVNNTGWTSPMYVAVIGLLLAQYTFCGYDASAHLSEETTNAQVSAARGIIHSIGWSWLAGLVLLAGLTFAIQDYAGTVDSATGVPPAQIFLDALGLAGAKALLLVVIIAQLFCGNAETAAASRMVFAFSRDGALPGSQLWRRVDRRTGTPRNAVWLAIVCAGVLALPSMYSPTAYAAITSINVIGITPAYAIPIYLRIRHRNKFRPGPWNLGRWGVPVGTIAVIWVVFVTVLFCLPQSRPEGGALLSVDTFNYAPIALISVLALAWIWWRINGRRSYEVPAQTFERPGSAYEDEVV; encoded by the coding sequence GTGTCCCGCTTAGCTCCAAACCACCGTGCCCCGCACCAGAAATCCGATGACGCGTACCTGCGGGAGCTGGGTTACGAGCCCGTCCTGACTCGCCGCATGGGACCGTTCGGGAACTTCGCGATCTCCTTCAGCGTCATCAGCGTCCTGTCCGGCTGCATGACCTTGTACGGCTTCGGCCTGAACACCGGCGGCCCGTCCGTGATGCTGTGGGGCTGGATTGCCGTCGGCGCCATGGTCATGTTCATCGGCGCCGGACTTGCCGAGGTAACCTCCGCCTATCCAACCTCCGGGGCGCTGTACTACCAGGCGGAGCAGCTCGGCGGCCGTAAGTGGGGCTGGTACACGGGCTGGCTGAACTTGCTCGGCCTGCTCGGCGCGATAGCCGGAATCGACTACGGAGCCGCGCTGTTCACCGGCGCCTTCCTGAACCTGCAGTTCGACTTCGCGCCGACGCCGGGCAAGATCATGGTGATCTACCTGTGCATCCTCGCCCTGCACGCCACGCTGAACCTGTTCGGAGTCCGGCTGGTCAGCTTCCTCAACTCCGTCAGCGTCTGGTGGCATCTGGGCGGAGTCGCGGTGATCGTCGGTGCACTGGCGATCGTGCCCTCCCACCACCAGGGCGCTGGCTTCGTGTTCGGCGAGTTCGTCAACAACACCGGCTGGACCAGCCCCATGTACGTGGCGGTCATCGGTCTGCTGTTGGCCCAGTACACGTTCTGCGGCTACGACGCGTCAGCGCACTTGTCGGAGGAGACGACGAACGCGCAGGTGTCCGCGGCCCGCGGCATCATCCACTCGATCGGCTGGTCGTGGCTGGCCGGGCTCGTGCTGCTGGCGGGGCTCACGTTCGCCATCCAGGACTACGCGGGCACCGTGGACAGTGCGACCGGGGTTCCGCCGGCGCAGATCTTCCTCGACGCGCTGGGGTTGGCCGGGGCGAAGGCGCTGCTGCTGGTCGTCATCATCGCCCAGCTGTTCTGTGGCAACGCCGAGACCGCCGCCGCCAGCAGGATGGTGTTCGCCTTCTCCCGTGACGGGGCACTGCCCGGCTCCCAGTTGTGGCGGCGAGTCGATCGGCGCACTGGCACTCCGCGTAACGCGGTGTGGCTGGCCATCGTCTGCGCGGGGGTCCTGGCGCTGCCGAGCATGTACAGCCCAACGGCGTACGCGGCGATTACCAGCATCAATGTCATCGGCATCACGCCCGCTTACGCGATCCCGATCTATCTGCGTATCCGGCATCGGAACAAGTTCCGGCCCGGCCCGTGGAACCTGGGCCGGTGGGGTGTGCCGGTCGGCACGATCGCTGTCATCTGGGTGGTGTTCGTGACCGTCTTGTTCTGCCTGCCGCAGTCCCGTCCCGAGGGTGGCGCGCTGTTGTCCGTCGACACGTTCAACTACGCACCGATCGCCCTGATCTCGGTGCTGGCGCTGGCCTGGATCTGGTGGCGGATCAACGGCCGGCGCTCGTACGAGGTGCCCGCCCAGACCTTCGAACGGCCGGGCAGCGCGTACGAGGACGAGGTTGTCTGA
- a CDS encoding glutamine synthetase family protein encodes MTAPSSNNGSVARLTTTPTPAPRGRSEGQLSVTYLRNLVKAGRIQTVLLALPDLQGRLKGKWYDARHFLKHIAHGGAEFCAYVLATDIDMSPVSGFALASWETGYQDLAVSPALSTLRTLPWMEGTAVVLGDAVHHDGTSIAVAPRQILQGQMTRLAAHGLHVKAGLETEFVLYQGTYDEAAEAGYQGLRPLAAENLDYALDHSPAAARFFRRLQRALAGAGFPMEAIKTEGAPGQVEVTFPYGGALTACDGHLLFKHAVRTLGARAGLAPTFMAAPETGVHNGLHLHVSLWKNGISQFKEPGGGLSQIARQAIAGLVHALPELALLYAPNVNSYKRFVPGSFAPTTMSWGYDNRTCAVRVVGHGESLHLEIRVPGADANPYLALSAVLAAIDHGIEQQLTPGAAETSNAYTTGGTAVPPTLQQGLAAFQHSAIAEKAFSADVAEHYAHLAQLEIDHHHRLVTDAERHRWLARA; translated from the coding sequence ATGACCGCGCCCTCCTCCAACAACGGGTCCGTTGCCCGGCTCACCACCACGCCTACGCCCGCTCCGCGCGGTCGTTCCGAAGGTCAGCTCTCTGTCACTTACCTGCGGAACCTGGTCAAGGCAGGGCGGATACAGACGGTGCTGCTGGCCCTCCCCGACCTGCAGGGGCGGCTGAAGGGGAAGTGGTACGACGCCCGGCACTTCCTCAAGCACATCGCCCACGGCGGAGCCGAGTTCTGCGCCTACGTGCTGGCCACGGACATCGACATGAGCCCGGTGTCCGGCTTCGCGCTGGCCTCGTGGGAGACCGGCTACCAGGACCTGGCCGTCAGCCCGGCCCTGTCGACGCTGCGGACGCTGCCGTGGATGGAGGGCACCGCCGTCGTGCTGGGCGATGCTGTGCACCACGACGGCACGTCGATCGCGGTCGCACCGCGCCAGATCCTCCAGGGGCAGATGACCCGGCTGGCCGCGCACGGCCTCCACGTCAAGGCAGGCCTGGAAACCGAGTTCGTGCTCTACCAGGGCACCTACGACGAGGCCGCCGAGGCGGGGTATCAGGGCCTGAGGCCGCTGGCGGCGGAGAACTTGGACTACGCCCTGGATCACTCTCCGGCAGCCGCCCGGTTCTTCCGCCGCCTTCAGCGTGCGCTCGCGGGGGCCGGCTTTCCCATGGAGGCGATCAAGACGGAGGGGGCTCCCGGGCAGGTGGAGGTCACCTTCCCCTACGGCGGCGCGCTCACCGCCTGCGACGGGCACCTGCTCTTCAAGCACGCGGTCCGCACTCTCGGCGCCCGAGCGGGTCTGGCGCCCACGTTCATGGCGGCTCCGGAAACCGGTGTGCACAACGGTCTACACCTGCACGTGTCGCTATGGAAGAACGGCATCAGCCAGTTCAAGGAGCCCGGCGGCGGACTGTCGCAGATCGCGCGCCAGGCCATCGCTGGACTCGTCCATGCCTTGCCGGAGTTGGCCCTGCTGTACGCGCCGAACGTCAACTCCTACAAGCGGTTCGTGCCCGGCTCGTTCGCGCCCACCACGATGAGCTGGGGCTACGACAACCGCACCTGCGCCGTCCGCGTTGTCGGCCATGGCGAGAGCCTGCATCTGGAGATTCGTGTACCGGGGGCGGACGCCAACCCGTACCTGGCCCTGTCGGCGGTCCTGGCGGCCATCGATCACGGCATCGAGCAGCAACTCACCCCCGGTGCGGCCGAGACCAGCAACGCCTACACCACGGGCGGCACCGCGGTGCCGCCCACGCTGCAGCAGGGGCTAGCCGCCTTCCAGCACAGCGCCATCGCGGAGAAGGCGTTCAGCGCCGACGTGGCCGAGCACTACGCCCACCTCGCCCAGTTGGAGATCGACCACCACCACCGCCTCGTCACCGATGCCGAACGGCACCGGTGGCTGGCCCGCGCCTGA
- a CDS encoding helix-turn-helix transcriptional regulator encodes MSARPARPPATLPLTPAQLRITQSVADGESTDAIATKLSITVGTINVQLKHCGQKLGVSGRAAVVHACFVTEQLRRPETAAFPEAFSAAEVKTWRMVAIGATSQEFADRACISRDSAVRRVRALRARVAAQNDPHLVTLGWSYQVLDESLSEMASGTVLRVPARR; translated from the coding sequence GTGAGTGCCCGACCGGCCCGCCCGCCCGCGACGCTTCCGCTGACACCCGCACAGCTCCGGATTACCCAGAGCGTCGCGGACGGCGAGAGCACCGACGCGATTGCCACCAAGTTGTCCATCACCGTCGGCACGATCAACGTGCAGCTGAAGCACTGCGGACAGAAGCTCGGCGTGAGCGGTCGGGCCGCGGTTGTCCACGCCTGCTTCGTCACCGAGCAACTCCGGCGCCCCGAGACGGCCGCCTTCCCGGAGGCCTTCTCAGCCGCGGAGGTCAAGACGTGGCGGATGGTCGCGATCGGTGCGACGTCCCAGGAGTTCGCGGACCGGGCCTGCATCAGTCGTGACAGCGCAGTGAGGCGGGTCCGGGCGTTGCGGGCGCGCGTCGCAGCGCAGAACGACCCGCACCTGGTGACGCTCGGCTGGAGCTATCAGGTTCTCGACGAGTCGCTGTCCGAGATGGCCTCCGGGACGGTCCTTCGCGTCCCCGCCCGCAGATGA